A stretch of the Desulfobacter sp. genome encodes the following:
- a CDS encoding radical SAM protein has protein sequence MGWKIESKIEEILDKSMDDGITRSDALELIHLDLHSKETYALMETADRLSRQTFGSKGENHLHIGVNVEPCPLNCRFCSLTREAGIFTQKVEFEREQILDWARTAEAKGADALNLMTTGTYSFKKLLDLGRLLKKTVSTPLVANTRDISRQEGEKLLEAGFVGAYHAVRLGEGKDTPLKREKRIQTISTFKDVGLKWMNCVEPVGPEHEAQEIVDLMFLAREYEATYSGVMRRVNFPGSPMEKFGMITEFEMARLVAVSRLVMGRVPRAHCTHEPHTASLTAGANLFFPEKGSSPRDCKEDTGKGRALDIPECQRFFWETGWDPNLPSNCF, from the coding sequence ATGGGCTGGAAAATAGAGTCAAAAATAGAAGAGATTCTGGATAAATCCATGGATGACGGCATTACCCGGTCTGATGCCCTGGAACTGATCCATCTGGATCTGCATTCAAAGGAAACATACGCCCTCATGGAAACGGCAGACCGGCTCTCCCGTCAGACCTTCGGCAGCAAGGGGGAAAATCATCTTCACATCGGGGTGAACGTTGAGCCCTGCCCCCTTAACTGCCGGTTTTGTTCCCTGACCCGTGAGGCCGGCATATTCACCCAAAAAGTTGAATTTGAGAGAGAGCAGATTCTTGACTGGGCAAGGACGGCTGAAGCAAAAGGGGCAGATGCCCTGAATCTGATGACCACAGGGACCTATTCTTTTAAAAAGCTTCTTGATTTGGGGCGATTGCTTAAAAAAACAGTCTCCACCCCTTTGGTGGCCAATACCCGGGATATCTCCCGTCAGGAGGGGGAAAAACTTTTAGAGGCAGGGTTTGTCGGGGCCTATCATGCCGTCCGTTTGGGCGAGGGCAAAGATACCCCTTTGAAAAGGGAAAAACGGATTCAGACCATTTCCACATTCAAGGATGTGGGCCTTAAATGGATGAACTGCGTTGAACCTGTGGGGCCTGAACACGAAGCTCAGGAGATTGTGGACCTCATGTTTCTGGCAAGGGAGTATGAGGCCACCTACTCCGGGGTGATGCGGCGGGTGAATTTTCCGGGCAGTCCCATGGAAAAGTTCGGGATGATCACAGAGTTTGAAATGGCAAGGCTTGTGGCGGTGAGCCGTCTGGTCATGGGCCGGGTGCCCAGGGCCCATTGTACCCATGAACCCCATACCGCATCCCTGACGGCCGGTGCCAATCTCTTTTTTCCGGAAAAGGGATCCAGCCCCAGAGATTGCAAAGAAGATACGGGAAAGGGCCGGGCCCTGGACATTCCTGAATGCCAAAGATTCTTCTGGGAAACCGGATGGGATCCAAATTTGCCTTCAAATTGTTTTTAA
- a CDS encoding ABC transporter substrate-binding protein codes for MKYLLKGLICLAGISLAGPSLALAFNVGTWKTAQTIQPFYYHQFAPNRVKVFSFTNPADQKTALLAGDLDICGTTLAHAIHSAALGQPVVVVAALCNKCSAFVVRKNAGIKRVADLRGKKIGYVPGTMHEILLRESLVRNNLLPEKDVRLTRVDFFDMGLALARGGIDAFVSGEPFPTLALVKGYGQILSYPYYGDSIGSINGGMLVSQKTIENRPDLVLKMVRAHARATQFLKQHPGIWLEKAESFGTPMTVLEKAAPNMELAWDMDRDFIRKTRALGERMQALGLIKDQPDYSRLFDLSFVNQIREEKGQAQ; via the coding sequence ATGAAATATCTGTTAAAGGGGTTGATATGTCTGGCAGGAATTTCTCTGGCCGGACCCTCTTTGGCCCTGGCCTTTAATGTCGGGACCTGGAAGACGGCCCAGACCATCCAGCCGTTTTATTATCACCAATTTGCCCCAAACAGGGTTAAGGTGTTTTCCTTTACCAATCCGGCAGACCAGAAAACCGCACTGCTGGCAGGGGACCTGGATATTTGCGGCACCACCCTGGCCCATGCGATTCATTCAGCCGCCTTGGGCCAGCCTGTGGTGGTTGTGGCCGCCCTGTGCAATAAATGCTCGGCCTTTGTGGTTCGCAAGAACGCCGGGATCAAACGGGTGGCGGATTTAAGGGGTAAAAAGATCGGGTATGTGCCCGGCACCATGCACGAGATCTTGCTCAGGGAGAGTCTGGTCCGGAACAATCTTTTACCGGAAAAGGATGTAAGGCTGACCCGGGTGGATTTTTTTGACATGGGCCTGGCCCTGGCCCGAGGAGGCATTGATGCCTTTGTTTCGGGGGAGCCTTTTCCCACCCTGGCCCTGGTCAAAGGGTATGGCCAGATTCTGTCCTACCCCTATTACGGAGACTCCATCGGCAGCATCAATGGAGGGATGCTGGTCAGCCAAAAGACCATTGAAAACCGTCCCGATCTTGTCTTAAAGATGGTCAGGGCCCATGCCAGGGCCACACAATTTTTGAAACAACATCCCGGTATCTGGCTGGAAAAGGCTGAATCTTTCGGCACGCCCATGACGGTTCTTGAAAAAGCCGCCCCCAATATGGAACTTGCCTGGGATATGGACAGGGATTTTATCCGGAAAACCAGGGCCTTGGGCGAGCGGATGCAGGCCCTGGGACTGATCAAAGACCAGCCAGATTACAGCCGGCTCTTTGATTTGAGTTTTGTGAACCAGATCCGAGAAGAAAAAGGCCAGGCTCAATGA
- a CDS encoding ABC transporter permease, which produces MKRILPWILPGSLLGVWFLAGFFSWIPAYLLPRPWEVAETAGIYIFGPPGQGPYSGRFFMDALASCTRVALGFGLAAALGLPLGILSGRVGWVRHFLGSWVNGLRAVPGITWLPLAMIWFGIGLKTTLFLVALAGFFPIYLNAAAGAAQVNPVLLQAGAMMGVDRVRGTFAILLPAAMPMLVTGLRLGLGISWAYLVLGELSGVPDGLGAVIMDARMLGRIDMIVVGIIIIAVMGRISDLLLKKGLKFCFKSAARMT; this is translated from the coding sequence ATGAAGCGTATTCTGCCCTGGATACTGCCTGGCAGCCTTTTAGGAGTCTGGTTCTTGGCGGGCTTTTTTTCCTGGATACCCGCCTATTTGCTTCCCCGTCCCTGGGAGGTGGCCGAGACCGCCGGAATTTATATTTTCGGCCCTCCAGGCCAGGGTCCCTACAGCGGGCGGTTTTTCATGGATGCTCTGGCCAGCTGCACCCGGGTGGCCCTTGGGTTTGGCCTGGCTGCCGCCTTGGGCCTGCCTTTGGGAATTTTGTCCGGACGGGTGGGCTGGGTGAGGCATTTTTTAGGTTCATGGGTGAACGGGTTAAGGGCGGTCCCCGGAATTACCTGGCTGCCTCTGGCCATGATCTGGTTCGGCATTGGATTAAAAACAACCCTTTTTCTGGTGGCCCTGGCCGGGTTTTTTCCCATTTATCTCAACGCTGCCGCAGGGGCGGCCCAGGTGAATCCGGTACTGCTCCAGGCCGGAGCCATGATGGGGGTGGACCGGGTGAGAGGCACCTTTGCCATTCTTCTCCCGGCGGCCATGCCCATGCTCGTAACCGGCCTGCGCCTGGGCCTGGGTATTTCCTGGGCTTACCTGGTGCTGGGGGAATTGTCCGGGGTGCCTGACGGCCTTGGTGCCGTGATCATGGATGCCAGGATGCTCGGACGGATCGACATGATCGTGGTGGGCATCATCATCATTGCTGTCATGGGCAGGATCAGCGATCTTTTGCTCAAGAAGGGGCTGAAGTTTTGTTTTAAAAGTGCGGCAAGGATGACATGA